The following coding sequences are from one Hydra vulgaris chromosome 04, alternate assembly HydraT2T_AEP window:
- the LOC136079570 gene encoding uncharacterized protein LOC136079570: MVNHPGRPITEAQIPALVRHAYDRSATTGIARKGFEETGIWPFNPQIFSLTDFAPSLTSDSSIPKNQIISNNQSGIIVEDRQQQSTSKVKLNAVTSALTISFNNNNSLSLPTVNTEPKCIQSNADANVDRTQTELNDVPKTVSS, from the exons ATGGTAAATCACCCAGGTAGACCAATCACTGAAGCACAGATTCCTGCACTTGTAAGACATGCATATGACCGATCAGCAACAACTGGCATTGCAAGAAAAGGATTTGAAGAAACTGGAATCTGGCCCTTCAATCCGCAGATCTTTTCCTTAACTGACTTTGCACCATCATTGACCAGTGATAgctcaataccaaaaaatcaGATTATATCAAATAATCAATCAGGAATAa TAGTTGAAGATCGCCAGCAACAGTCAACATCAAAGGTGAAACTTAATGCAGTTACATCAGCATTGACCATAtcatttaacaacaataactcTTTATCATTGCCAACTGTTAACACTGAACCAAAATGCATTCAGTCGAATGCAGATGCAAATGTTGATAGAACCCAAACAGAGTTAAACGATGTGCCAAAAACTGTATCATCTTAG